In the Desulfobacterales bacterium genome, AACTGAAGATCTGTGCGGAAATTTATTATGCCATCTCCCACGATCTGCTGTCCATTGACACGGACCTGGGGGCTGTCCGTAAAATATATTCGCACCCCCATGCTTTTGCCCAGTGCCGCAAATGGCTCGAAAAACATCTGCCCCAGGCAGCCCTGGTGGAATGCAGCAGCACGGCCGAGGCCGCCCGCAAAGCTTCCGGCGAGAAGGGGACCGCCGCCATTGCCAGCCAAGAGGCCGCCCAGAGCTACAAGCTTGAGGTGATGGCCTCCCGGATCGAAGATGCTTCCCGGAATGTCACCCGCTTCCTGGTTATCGGAAAGGACGACATCCATCAAACCGGAGCGGACAAGACCTCCATCATGTTTGTGACCTCCCATGTTCCCGGCGCCCTTTTTAAAGTTTTAAAACCCATTGCCGACGCAAATATCAACATGGTCAAGCTGGAATCCAGGCCATCCAAGCATGAAAACTGGAGTTATTTCTTTTTTGTAGACCTGGAAGGACACATCAGCGATACAAAGGTCAAAGAAACCGTGGACCACATGAAAAAGTTGTGTCTTTTTCTCAAGCTGCTGGGTTCCTATCCCATGTCCGAGGTGGTTCAAAAAAGTGTTCAGGCCTAGCAATATTTAAAAGTTTAACATTAATATAGATTATATAAATTATTAAAATATTAAAAAATTAAAAAATATGAACCGCAAAGGCGCGAAGGACGCAAAGGGTTATTTTTCTGTGCCGAACCTGCAAGAGAGATGCAGGTCCCGGCACACAAACATGCCCTGAAGGAAAGGCTGCTTTTAATTTCAAACTTGTCATTTGTTACTATTTACTGTTTAGTAGCGCCTTGCGCAAGCATAGAGAACGTGCTGTTGGAAATTATGAGCCCTACCCACGACAAACAGTTTGAGCGAACAGAGTTGAATATGGAAATCGATGCACAAACATCTCTATACGCCGTGTTCGGCAACCCTGTTGGCCACAGCCTCAGTCCGGTCATGCACAACAAGGCCTTTGCCGAGACCGGCTTTAATGGTGTGTACCTGGCCTTCAGGGTGATTGATATAAAGGCGGCCCTATACGCGGTTCGCGCCATGGACATGAAGGGGATCAGCGTAACCATACCCCACAAGATCGCAGTGATGAACTTGCTGGATGAAATCGATGACCAGTCCCGACGGATCGGCGCCGTCAATACGGTGATCAACCGTGAAGGCAGGCTCCGGGGATATAATTCAGATGGTCAGGGCGCCGTAAGGGCGCTCATGGAAAAAACGAAAGTTTCGGGTGCGGAGATTGCCGTCATCGGCGCCGGCGGGGCCGCCCGGGCCATTGGATTCGGTCTGATCGACCAGGGCGCCCGGGTCACGATTATCAACCGCGGCACTGAGAAGGGCGAGGGTCTGGCCAAAGATCTGGGGGGAGATTTTAAGCCCCTGAGCGGCCTTGGGAACATCAGCGCCGATATTCTGATCAACACCACGCCGGTGGGCATGGTCCCGCGAACCGAAGATATGCCCCTGTTGCCGGGACTGCTCCGTAAGGACATGCTGGTGATGGATATTGTGTATAACCCGGTTCAAACCGCGCTGTTAAAACACGCCCGGCAAACCGGCTGTCGAACCATCGACGGGGTTGCCATGTTCGTTTATCAGGGGGCCTTTCAGTTCACGCTTTGGACCGGGATGGAAGCCCCTGTTGAAACCATGCGGAAGACGGTTTATGCCGCGCTGAACGCTCAAGCAGACGAAACCGGTGGGATAAATGATTGAAATAAAACCTGAGGCAATTAAAGACACCACAATTTCAGTGCCGGGCTCCAAGAGCTATACCCACCGCATCCTCATTGCCGCAGCCCTGTCGGACGGCGTTTGCCGGATTGAAAACAGCCTGCGCAGCGAGGACACCCTCCTGACGTTGAAGGCCTTACGGCAGATGGGCGTCGTCATCGAGGAATTCAGGGACTGCCTGTTGGTTCATGGCAATGCCGGCGCTTTGGCAGCGTGCAGTGAACCCATTTATCTGGGAAACTCCGGCACCTCCATGCGCCTGTTAACCGCCCTTGCCGCCCTTGGCAGGGGAACCTACCGTCTCACCGGCACGCCCCGCATGCAGCAGCGGCCGATTCAGGATCTGATGGACGGGCTGAATCAAATAAACGTAAAAGTTCAATCGGTTAACGCCGACGGCTGCCCCCCGATCGATGTCGCCGGCGGGCGGATCAGCGGCGGCAGGGTGCGCCTCAACTGCGGCAAAAGCAGCCAGTACCTCTCGGCCTTATTGCTGACGGCGCCTTATACAACCTACGGGGTCGAGATCCGCGTGACCGAGGGGCCGGTGTCCAAACCGTATATCGATATGACGGTGGCGGTCATGGAAAAACTCGGCGTGGCAATTGAACGGGACGGCTACCGTCGGTTTTCCGTAAAGGGTGGGCAGATTTACCGGGCCGGAACATATGTGGTGGAACCCGACGCTTCCCAGGCCGGGTATTTTTGGGCGGCGTCAGCCATCACCGGCGCATCCATTATGGTAAAGGGGATTTTAAAAGACTCCCGCCAGGGCGATGTCCGTTTTACCCGGCTGCTCAAGGAAATGGGCTGCGAAATCATGGAAGAATCCGACGCCATGGGGATTCGCGGCGGCCCCCTTAACGCCATCCAAACCGATATGGCCGACATGCCGGATCTGGTTCCGACCCTGGCGGTGGTGGCTGCCTTTGCCAAGGGGACCACCGTTATACGAAACGTGGCGCACTTAAAGGTCAAGGAGAGCGACCGCCTGGCGGCTGTGGTGGCTGAGCTTACAAAAATGGGAATTTCAGCAAAGGCCACGGATAACGATCTGATGGTAACCGGCGGCAGCCCCCGGGGCGCAACCATCGAAACCCATGATGACCACCGCATTGCCATGAGCTTTGCCCTGGCAGGGTTGAAAATTCCCGGCATGATCATCCTGGATGAAACCTGCGTTGAAAAATCCTTTCCGGAGTTCTGGCAGGTTTTGGCGCAATTGTACCGGATATGAATATTTTTCTGATCGGATACCGCTGCACCGGCAAAACGTCCGTGGGATATGCGCTTTCAAAAAAGCTAAGGCTCACATTTGTCGACGCGGATAGACGGCTGGTGGAAAAAGAGGGTAAAACCATCGCTGAGATGGTGGCCGGGCAGGGGTGGGATTATTTCCGCCTGCGTGAAAAAGAGGTTTTAAAATCCATCTGCGTTCTGGACGGACAGGTCGTTGCCACCGGCGGCGGCGTTGTTTTGGACCCCGAAAATGTCGCGGCCATGAAACGCTGCGGCCGGCTGGTCTGGCTGCAGGCAGCGCCGGAAACCATCCGCAGGAGACTGTTGATGGATGACCGGACAACCGAACAGCGCCCGGCCCTGACGTCCCGGGGCGCAGCAGATGAAATCGAATCCACCCTGAAAGAACGGGCGCCTTACTACCAGGCGGCCATGGATTTTTCAATCGATACGGATGGACAGTCGGTAGGGGATATCTGCGAGATAATTGTGAAATGGTTCGATAGTGAATAGTTACGGGTTGCGGGTTGCGAGTTCCGGGTGTTGAGGTGTGAGTGACGAGATGTTAGGCTGGTATTAAGGTTCTTATTGTTGAATAGACAATTCGTAAAAATCTCCCCCGGCCCCTCTTTTCTAAAGAGGGGGAATATTCCTCCCTTTGCCAAAGGGAGGCGAGGAGGGATTTCTATTTCAGTCGTTATTAGCAATAAGATTATTAGCAAATAATCAAATTTAACCTCAACCTACACTTGATGGGGAAAACAAACCATGTCCGGCAATACGTTTGGAACCTTATTTAAAATAACAACCTGGGGAGAATCCCACGGTCCGGCCGTGGGGGTGGTGGTGGACGGCTGTCCGCCGCGTCTGCCCCTGGATGAGGCCGTGATCCAAGCCATGCTGGACCGCCGCCGGCCGGGGGGCTCGTCGGCCAGCACCGGCCGCAAGGAACCGGACAAGGCCCTGATCCTTTCCGGCGTATTCGACGGGATGACCACCGGCACGCCGATCATGATAATGATTCACAACAGGGACGCCGACCCCAAGGCCTATAGACACCTGGCCGATGTCCATCGCCCGGGACATGGCGACATTACCTACATGGCCAAATACGGTATTCGCGACTGGCGCGGCGGGGGAAGGGCTTCCGCCCGTGAAACCGCGGGCCGGGTCGCAGCCGGCGCCGTAGCCCGGACACTGCTGCAGCGGGAGCAGATCGGGGTGTGGGCTTACACCATCGCCCTGGGCGGCGTTATGGCGCATGAACGGAATTTAGGGGTGATGGATAAAAACCCCTATTATTGTCCGGACGAACAGGCTGCCGCTGAAATGGAAAAACGGGTCCAGGAAGTGAAAAAGCAAGGGGATTCCGTGGGCGGCATTGTTGAAATCCTTGTCCGGGGAGTTCCCAAAGGATTGGGGGAACCGGTGTTCGACAAACTGGATGCCGATCTGGCCAAAGCCCTGATGAGTATCGGCGCAATCAAGGGGGTTGAAATCGGATCCGGTTTTCAGGCGCAGGCCAGGCTGGGATCCCGGAACAACGACCCCATAACCCCGGACGGGTTCCTCAGCAACCACGCCGGCGGCATCCTGGCTGGGATTTCCAACGGTGACGACATCGTCATGCGGGTGGCGGTGAAACCGATTCCGTCCATCCGCATCGAACAGCAGACCATTGATACGGCCGGAAACCCCCGGACCATCTCCATTAAAGGCCGGCATGATATCGCCGCCATTCCGCGCATTAATGTGGTGTGCGAAAGCATGGTCAATCTGGTTCTGGCGGACCATCTCCTGAGACAGCGGGTAATTAAATGAATCGTATCACTATCGGTATTATCGGCGGCAGCGGCAACATGGGCCGCTGGTTCAAATGTTTTTTTGAATCGACCGGACACACTGTCCTGATCGCCGGCCGTAAAACCGCGCTGACCTATGCCAATCTCGCCCGCCAAAGCGATGTGGTGATGCTGAGCGTGCCGGTGGGCGCGGTTGAGGGCGTTTGCCGGGAAATCGGCCCGATCCTGGGCCCTTCCCAGTTATTGATGGATATCTGTTCACTCAAGGAAAGCGTTTTAAAATCCATGCTGGCAATTCCGTCCGCCCAGGTGGTGGGCACCCATCCCTTGTTTGGACCTGCCACGGAGAATCTCCAGGGCCAGAACATCATCATCTGCCCCGGCCGGGGAAGCGACCGCCTGGAATGGCTTGAAGATGTGTTTCAGACGGGCGGCGCCGTGCTCACCCGCATGGATCCCATTGAACACGACCGCAACATGGCCGTGGTACAGGGGCTGACGCATTTTCTGACCATCACCCTGGGCCGGACCTTGCAAAAGTTAAACCTTAAACCCCGGGATGCATCAAGGGTTGCCACCCCGGTGTTTCGAACCCAGCTGGACCTCATCGGCCGCCTGTTTGCCCAGGATCTCGAACTGTACCAGGACCTGATCCGGAACAATCCCCATACGGAAACAATCCTGAAAGCGTTCTTGACCGCTTTGGGTGAAAGCCGCCGGGTGCTCATCGATTCCGATAGCGGGACGGCCGGCAGCGATTTCATGGGGGAGATTCATTCTTTTTTAAAAGACTATTGCGAGCAGGGCCTTAATGAAAGCAATCGCTTTCTGAATACGCTTTATCCCGGTTCAGACAAATTTAATTTATAGAAGGTTGCTAACTTAACTCTGACCTCGCAAAGCGGTATCTTAATCTGGCCGTTTGAAAATCCCTCCATTCAGCTGGGAAGCACCAGGTTTTCCATGCCGGAATGAACAAAGGCGCTTTTTTACTTGATTAAAGCGCCTATGTTTTTTATAAAGCCCGGGGCATAAATAATTATGAGACCGGTGCAACAGACCGTTCCGTCATATTCATTGAATGGATCCGACAATAAGGACAACAGAGGGAATATGGAAAAAACGTATACCCATCAGGCTTTGAAACAATTTGTCACCCGCGTTTTTTTAAAAATGGGCTGCCGGGAGGATCAGGTTGATAAGGCGGCCGATGTCCTGGTAACGGCGGATCTCAGGGGAATCGACTCCCATGGCGTCGCGCGGTTAAGCGGCTATGTTCAGCTTTGGGAAGCCGGACGGGTGAATACCGCCCCGGACATAAAAGTGGTTTATGAAACCCCCAGTACGGCTGTGGTGGACGGGGACAGCGGCCTGGGGCTGGTGGTGGCGCCGGTTGCCATGAAAGCGGCCATTGATAAAGCCAAATCAGCGGGCACCGGCTGGGTGGCCGTGAACAATTCCAACCATTACGGCATTGCCGGTTATCATGCCATGGAAGCCTTGGAACACGACATGGTGGGGATCTCCATGACCAATGCCAGCGCGCTGGTGGCCCCGACTTTTTCAATGGAGCGCATGCTGGGCACCAACCCCATTGCAGTGGCGATCCCGGCGGACAAGGAGCCTCCTTTTGTGGCAGATTTCGCCACCACGCCGGCAGCCTACGGCAAAGTGGAGATACAGATGCGCAAGGAAGCGCCGGTGCCGCCCGGATGGATTCAGGATGCCGCCGGCAACCCCGCCACAGACGCCTTTGCCGTCAAAAATGGGGGCGCCATGCTGCCCCTGGGAAGCGACCGTGAACACGGCAGCCATAAAGGGTATTGCCTGGGCGCCATCGTCGATATCTTTTCAGCCGTATGCTCCGGCGCAAATTACGGCCCCTGGGTGCCGCCTTTTTTAAGCTACCTGCCCCTGCCGGAAAAACCGGTGGGCAAGGGGATCGGCCATTTCTTCGGCGCCATGCGCATCGATGCGTTTCGCCCGGCCCAGGAATTCAAGGCGCATATGGATCAGTGGATCCGGCGCTTTCGAAACGCAAAACCGGCGGACGGATATGCCAGGGTTCTGGTCCCGGGTGATCCGGAGCGTGAGACGGCGATCCGTCGCATAAAATCGGGAATACCCATTATCGGCCCGGTCGTGAAGGATCTGCAGGGACTGGCCAAAAAGTTTGATATTCCCCTTGAAGGCTGATTTGTCGAATCTTGCAAGTAAAATGAAAACCTTCCGTTCGTGCGAAATTAAAGGATTTCATAAGGATGCTGCGCCATGAAAAAGAAACTGCTGGTGATCCATTCCAGGGATAATGTCGGGGTCCTGCTCCAAAAGGCAGAAGCCGGCGATATCTGCACCCACGAAAAAAAAAC is a window encoding:
- the pheA gene encoding prephenate dehydratase gives rise to the protein MDKPSKQEQITKGISALAITGLRRDIDKIDEKILDLINQRLLLASEIGKIKAKQGDRLVDGARESTLVKRLLSLNNGPLSKHALRHIFTEIIAAAREIQTPQRVAYLGPEATFTHIAAVNHFGRSVTFAPQGSIRDVFNEVEKGAFHYGVVPVENSIEGAVNYTLDLFFESELKICAEIYYAISHDLLSIDTDLGAVRKIYSHPHAFAQCRKWLEKHLPQAALVECSSTAEAARKASGEKGTAAIASQEAAQSYKLEVMASRIEDASRNVTRFLVIGKDDIHQTGADKTSIMFVTSHVPGALFKVLKPIADANINMVKLESRPSKHENWSYFFFVDLEGHISDTKVKETVDHMKKLCLFLKLLGSYPMSEVVQKSVQA
- a CDS encoding shikimate dehydrogenase, with the protein product MSPTHDKQFERTELNMEIDAQTSLYAVFGNPVGHSLSPVMHNKAFAETGFNGVYLAFRVIDIKAALYAVRAMDMKGISVTIPHKIAVMNLLDEIDDQSRRIGAVNTVINREGRLRGYNSDGQGAVRALMEKTKVSGAEIAVIGAGGAARAIGFGLIDQGARVTIINRGTEKGEGLAKDLGGDFKPLSGLGNISADILINTTPVGMVPRTEDMPLLPGLLRKDMLVMDIVYNPVQTALLKHARQTGCRTIDGVAMFVYQGAFQFTLWTGMEAPVETMRKTVYAALNAQADETGGIND
- the aroA gene encoding 3-phosphoshikimate 1-carboxyvinyltransferase encodes the protein MIEIKPEAIKDTTISVPGSKSYTHRILIAAALSDGVCRIENSLRSEDTLLTLKALRQMGVVIEEFRDCLLVHGNAGALAACSEPIYLGNSGTSMRLLTALAALGRGTYRLTGTPRMQQRPIQDLMDGLNQINVKVQSVNADGCPPIDVAGGRISGGRVRLNCGKSSQYLSALLLTAPYTTYGVEIRVTEGPVSKPYIDMTVAVMEKLGVAIERDGYRRFSVKGGQIYRAGTYVVEPDASQAGYFWAASAITGASIMVKGILKDSRQGDVRFTRLLKEMGCEIMEESDAMGIRGGPLNAIQTDMADMPDLVPTLAVVAAFAKGTTVIRNVAHLKVKESDRLAAVVAELTKMGISAKATDNDLMVTGGSPRGATIETHDDHRIAMSFALAGLKIPGMIILDETCVEKSFPEFWQVLAQLYRI
- a CDS encoding shikimate kinase, whose amino-acid sequence is MNIFLIGYRCTGKTSVGYALSKKLRLTFVDADRRLVEKEGKTIAEMVAGQGWDYFRLREKEVLKSICVLDGQVVATGGGVVLDPENVAAMKRCGRLVWLQAAPETIRRRLLMDDRTTEQRPALTSRGAADEIESTLKERAPYYQAAMDFSIDTDGQSVGDICEIIVKWFDSE
- the aroC gene encoding chorismate synthase; translation: MSGNTFGTLFKITTWGESHGPAVGVVVDGCPPRLPLDEAVIQAMLDRRRPGGSSASTGRKEPDKALILSGVFDGMTTGTPIMIMIHNRDADPKAYRHLADVHRPGHGDITYMAKYGIRDWRGGGRASARETAGRVAAGAVARTLLQREQIGVWAYTIALGGVMAHERNLGVMDKNPYYCPDEQAAAEMEKRVQEVKKQGDSVGGIVEILVRGVPKGLGEPVFDKLDADLAKALMSIGAIKGVEIGSGFQAQARLGSRNNDPITPDGFLSNHAGGILAGISNGDDIVMRVAVKPIPSIRIEQQTIDTAGNPRTISIKGRHDIAAIPRINVVCESMVNLVLADHLLRQRVIK
- a CDS encoding prephenate dehydrogenase/arogenate dehydrogenase family protein; the protein is MNRITIGIIGGSGNMGRWFKCFFESTGHTVLIAGRKTALTYANLARQSDVVMLSVPVGAVEGVCREIGPILGPSQLLMDICSLKESVLKSMLAIPSAQVVGTHPLFGPATENLQGQNIIICPGRGSDRLEWLEDVFQTGGAVLTRMDPIEHDRNMAVVQGLTHFLTITLGRTLQKLNLKPRDASRVATPVFRTQLDLIGRLFAQDLELYQDLIRNNPHTETILKAFLTALGESRRVLIDSDSGTAGSDFMGEIHSFLKDYCEQGLNESNRFLNTLYPGSDKFNL
- a CDS encoding Ldh family oxidoreductase — protein: MEKTYTHQALKQFVTRVFLKMGCREDQVDKAADVLVTADLRGIDSHGVARLSGYVQLWEAGRVNTAPDIKVVYETPSTAVVDGDSGLGLVVAPVAMKAAIDKAKSAGTGWVAVNNSNHYGIAGYHAMEALEHDMVGISMTNASALVAPTFSMERMLGTNPIAVAIPADKEPPFVADFATTPAAYGKVEIQMRKEAPVPPGWIQDAAGNPATDAFAVKNGGAMLPLGSDREHGSHKGYCLGAIVDIFSAVCSGANYGPWVPPFLSYLPLPEKPVGKGIGHFFGAMRIDAFRPAQEFKAHMDQWIRRFRNAKPADGYARVLVPGDPERETAIRRIKSGIPIIGPVVKDLQGLAKKFDIPLEG